agtaaaaaagagTTACTATATTTGATAAAACCAACAAAATACTATAGTAGATGCTATTTTAGGTTATGCTAAGTGTGATTAATTAACTGGATTCTTTGCATTTGGTTAGGTTCCTGAGGAGATTATAGGGCTGATGAGGAACCGGACACAGCCACCGTTGATCGTGCATGATATGCTGACCACACCCGGTGAGGCCAACACCAACACATGGCCGCTCCAGACGCGATTACTCAAACTATTTTCCGGAGATGCAAGTGCAGACTCGGTGGAGAACaagaagaaggaggagaaggagaagaaagagaagaaggagaagaaacagAAGACAAAGAAAGCAAAGACATTCAATGTATTCGAATCCGAACCCGACTTCCAAAGCCCTAACGGTCGTTCCATAACCATCAACAGGAAGGATCTTAAAGTATTACAAGGCTCAATGGTTGGGGTTTCCATGGTGAATCTAACCCAAGGATCAATGATGGGACCACACTGGAACCCATGGGCCTGCGAGATATCAATTGTGTTGAGAGGATCAGGAATGGTTAGGGTGCTTAGGAATTCCATTTCAAGATCATCATCTGAGTGTAAGAACATGAGGTTTAAGGTAGAGAAAGGAGATATTTTCGCGGTTCCAAGGTTACATCCAATGGCCCAAATGTCTTTCCTCAATGACTCGTTGGTGTTTGTTGGATTTACTACTTCGGCTAAGAATAATGAGCCGCAGTTCTTGGCTGGGAAGAAATCGGCTTTGTGGTCGCTTGATCGGGAGGTGTTGGCTGCGTCGTTTAATGTGAGTAGTTTTATGATTGCTGGATTGTTGGAAGCTCAGAAGGAGGCCGCTGTGTTGGGATGTCCTGCTTGTGCCGAAGAAGAGTTGGAGAAGCttaaggaggaagaagagaagaaggagtCGCCGCCTCAGCAACCACCACAACCGTTCCAACCACAGCCACCGGGAGAAAAACCACAACAACCACCACAACCGTTCCAACCGCAGCCACCGCAAGGAGAGCCACAAAAACCACCGCAAGAACCACAAGGACCACAAAAGGCGCCGTTCCAACCGCAGCCAGGGCAAGGAGAACCACAAGAACCGCAAGCATCCATGGAGACGAAGATGAGAGatgaagagaggaagagagaagaagaagaggcgaagaaggaagaggaagagagatgGAAACAAGAAGAGAAGTTGTGGCCGACTCAACCTCAGTGGGAAGACTGAGAAGAAGGAGAGAACGCCTAGAGAAGCTTTTGAGTCAGAGTGTTTgtgttatatacttatatatatggtcagaagtttgaatttgatgtctcttgttttttcttttattttgtgtatGCTACGTTTATGTATTGTATTGTGCcttgtgttttattaaaatgctTGTATATGCAGAAcgtgaataataaaaaaattctaagttCCGAGACATTTAGGGGTGTCAAAATAATCTATAACTCATAATCTGGTTTAGTTCAGCTTTGTTTTTTTATGGGCACGATCtctttattttaagtttatttaataaataagttTAATGATCGAATGAATATGAGCTTGTTCATTTTTTACTTACAATAATATATagggttttctgcaaaaaaactctcaatgtggttttttttgcaaattaatccgcgaactcaaaaacccacgggtcaaccctccaagtgccagtcaaaccgcaatataaccctcggccgtatatatgtgtatttgactgtgtataattttaacatttttcaatacTACGTCGTTGTGACACtaaatttttaatgaaattttttttttaaccccACTTTCATTGTGCATTTACGCAAGCTCCCATGtctaagagaagaagaagaaacaaggtAATTTCAGAATGAATTTTTAGAAATCTATATAATTGCGTttgttaaataaacaaatatatttgttggccGAGATGGTTATATAGCATGCACATGGTGTTTAAGGTTCAAGTTTCAAACCCCGagttcaacaattttttttcattaaaaaattagcgccaaaacgacctagtattgaaaaatgttaaaattatacacagtcaaatacacatatatacgACCGAGGGTTATATTACGGTTTGACTGGCACTTGGAGGGTTGACCCGTAGGTTTTTGAGTTCGCGGattaatttgaaaaacaaaaccacattgaggttttttttgcagaaaaccctaatatatactatattttatatattatatttggataatttctattttttatgtaaaaagagataatttctatatttaatatatttatcttttaaaattaaaatgtcaaaccaaatcttcttaaaaataatatctatattaattatatttatcttctaaaattaaaatgtaaaacatacatataAGACATTGAAGATATATTGGCTCAAGACTCTCAGAAGAATAGGAATTTGGATCATTagttttgctttaatttaatttatattaggtgtcgtttttttttgtcatgtgttggtttttatttagtatttaatatttatgttttggattttttaatatttaaattttgaacaaTATTATAGAAGttattttattactattttattttataattattatttttatttagatcaCGAGTTAGCTCATTTAAATCATGATCTAGATGATCTGAGTTCGAGTTTACATATTGAAgctcatataataaataaactgaGCTGAGCTAGCTCATGAAAGAGCCGAGCTCACTATAAGCTGAGCTGAGTTGAGCGAGCTAGCTCATTTTGAAACCCTAGACATTATAGTGGTGATAGGAGCTAACTTTAGTTTTAAGTTTTACCTATAGCTTTTAAAATCATccatcatattttatatttgatttttaaaggtacaacaaaaaaatatggttGTGAAacctttattttttaaaaccccTATTTTTTAAGTTGTAGGAAATATTTTgctttagaaataaattttaaagttacatATTTTTCAACTAAATAAGAAATTCTTACATATTAATTTTTCCGGTAAATTTTCTATAGTTACAACCCAACCATCAATCCATAGTAAAGAGCGACCAAGTTTACTTCTAGTGAATTGATTAAATCTGTGGTAGGGGAAAAAATCTTGGACAAAACCTAATAAAACATGTGTTTTGcctctttattttttgtaaacaatatacatataaaatcatAAAGGAATTATTAagctattttaaaatgtttatcacTTACTCAAAAGTCAAAATTAGGTTTAGTCAGTGTTGAAAATCGGACAGGATCGGCCGGTAGGACCGATCGGACCGTGACTCAGCCTTCTATCCGGTTCCGAATTGTACAAAAACTGGATTTGAGTTAAACCGAAAAACCCAGTCAAAAATTGGTGAAATTTGGTAAAACCAGGATCCGATGCAATATGAAAACCCGGTTTTCTCAAATTcaagtaaaaatataaaaactgcaaattttaaaaagatttcataaaaaatcatattacatTTTGAACATCcatctaaataaattatttttcattatattttatattatttttaaaattttcattttattttcatatcatttttagattctcacaatgatataaaattttataaaaataaatttatagttatacatatatatgtatataattttttaatctaaatttagatttaaaaccTAGTTGAACTAGTTGGACCGATCATGGAACAAATGCTAGTATGGACCACTTGGGTTCCAAAAAATCTGAATTATACCcatctctccttttttttttacatttaaatttaaatagaaatctaactaaaataactaaaaaacctAAAGACTTAAACATATTTACTAACCTATGCCGTTACTATCCTACCCAGAATCCGACCCGGTTTCAGACCCGAAACTCAACCCAACTTTAacctaaatttttttcttcttccctttttcttctccattattagttctttcaccataaaacaaaatcaaaaattttcTTTAACTATCCACtaattttctctttcttatctcAAATCGATCAACCCATAGAAAGATTCAGTCAATTATATATTATCCAGAGTCAAATTTCATCTTTTACATACGAGATTCAAGATAAGGAAGAACGCAGAGTGttaaaagtataaggtagatcaTGTAATCTTATGGAATTGtgcaataattttcaaaaaaataattccaAAACTACAAATAAATGAAGAGAAACTTTTTGAGTACATACTAATTGAGATATTTGATTGTTTCCTCGTATGGAATACCAAATTGGttttattaatttctaaaatgtcaaagttgtactagttgtaccagTAATATTcgtctaatatataataaaaatatatatcaagtgTTCATATGTCTAATTTTAGGGTTTTACCAGTATTTTCACAACATAACTTtg
The window above is part of the Brassica napus cultivar Da-Ae chromosome C3, Da-Ae, whole genome shotgun sequence genome. Proteins encoded here:
- the LOC125584453 gene encoding vicilin-like seed storage protein At4g36700, with amino-acid sequence MIEMIRFTVLSFFVVFVLLFACNESSAKTAKYDKSDESDENDDLAAVPSCCGFSSPLLIKKDQWKPIFANKFGQISTVQIGDGCGGMGPYKIHSITLEPNALMLPLLLHSDMVFFVDSGSGILNWVEAQATSTEIRLGDVYRLRPGTVFYLQSKPVDIFLGTKLKIYAIFSNTQECLHDPCFGAYSSVTDLLFGFDETILKSAFGVPEEIIGLMRNRTQPPLIVHDMLTTPGEANTNTWPLQTRLLKLFSGDASADSVENKKKEEKEKKEKKEKKQKTKKAKTFNVFESEPDFQSPNGRSITINRKDLKVLQGSMVGVSMVNLTQGSMMGPHWNPWACEISIVLRGSGMVRVLRNSISRSSSECKNMRFKVEKGDIFAVPRLHPMAQMSFLNDSLVFVGFTTSAKNNEPQFLAGKKSALWSLDREVLAASFNVSSFMIAGLLEAQKEAAVLGCPACAEEELEKLKEEEEKKESPPQQPPQPFQPQPPGEKPQQPPQPFQPQPPQGEPQKPPQEPQGPQKAPFQPQPGQGEPQEPQASMETKMRDEERKREEEEAKKEEEERWKQEEKLWPTQPQWED